Sequence from the Toxoplasma gondii ME49 chromosome Ib, whole genome shotgun sequence genome:
GGCTTCGGCGCGTCTCCCGGGGGAAGTAatcagatgaagaagagagagaagacagaggaatgAACTGCGGACTCGGCGTGGAAGCCTGAAAAATCGAAAACTCCGGCATCCACGAAGAAGGtgccgaagacgaaggctcGTCAAAAGACGTGTATGCATGGCGCTTTGACGTCATGGCTTGCAGCTTGGACAGATAAAAATGCCTTAGGGCGCCGAACTGAAGAGCGAAACaccaaaagagagagacagttcAGAAAATAGCGTACAGTGATTTGAATGTTGAGATAAATGATTTTCAACTTTATTTGTTATCGATGAAGGACGAAAACGTACGCAGAACATTTCGTGTTTTTCAATTTTTAGTTCAGTACTCAAGAGACTCCACATACATATTTCCTTGTCACTTCAGGGCGCGAGCAGACCAGACCAACCTTTGAAACCTCGAATAAGTATTCATTGTTTCGTTTTGAAGAAAATACTCAAGAtaagaggagaggaaaactgTGAGAGCTGTTCGTCAACCCTCGTGCTCTCTTGACTGTTCATGCGCCCATTTAAATATGTAGTTCATTTGGACCGAACCACCCGTACAGAATGGTCCAAAGAAGTTCCCGGATCCTTCTTGGCACAACGTTGAAACCTAGTACGGGTCGAAGCGGGAGTGAACCGAATCAAACTGGAGGGTATCTTTCCATCTTTCCATACGCGAGtccgacacagaaaaacatactttccttctttttttccttcgcacacggctcttctccatcttgcTATGCCTTTCTTCGATCGGTTCTACGCCTACAGGAATTACAATCTAGAAACTGTATGCTTTGCTAAGACAACATAACTTGGGTCTGGCAAACAGAGGCCACCTTCTCGTGCGatgttcttcctcctttttgcttctctcccctcgccgTTCGCcgtgtctgcgtcgtcgcccctcgtcgctgtcttcgcttTTTATTTCTAACtagttctctgtctcccggtGTCACGTGGCGTGTCTGCTGCGCCCGTACGGTCACCTACCAGGTCGTGGTTTGCACTCGTCCCCAAATTTCTTTAGTAGATACGCGTTTCCCATTTCTGCCTGTTGCCCTGCATGCCGTTCTCTCGTCCGAGTTCCTCCAacttcccctctcctccctgtGTTCCCTGCTTCGCCCTCTCACTGGTAGATTGGACTTCATCAATCCTAGGACTCTAAACATTTGAACTCGTATTGAAACAGAGTTAATAAAACTATCCAAGAGACCCTGGCCTCGCCTCGCCCCCACCTGCTCCTCTTTGCGGCTGCTCACTCTGTGGACACCTCCCACACCGTTTGTATCTCGAATTCGTCTGCAGTATCCCCCCTCTTCCCCCCAACCCTCTGTTTAGTTCCGTTTCCCCGTTGCACTGTCCATCTCTTCAGGGGGGTTCATTCGATTTTTCTCTCACCCCCAAGAATGCGGTCTGGATCAGCTGGGACAGCGAAGGGAGCAGCGCGACGCTGATGGGCAGATGCAGAACGACGAGACGATGCAACACCGTGTAGAGgtagagaagcaagagaagcagaagagccCTGAAATGCAAACACCGTTtcaagaagcaaacgaaagCAGCAACGCCGTCTACGAATAGATGATCCACAGAGACACCGTGAACGACGGTCACTCCCAGAGCGGGAGAACACGTTTTCTCGCTCCTGTCTgccgtcgtttttctcgttaATCTGACACACTCAGGAGAGCGTTTGTGCACCAAAGGCGAAGAGGGCCACCTCGCTGACAATCCCAGGCACAAGCAGCCGCCAGGGTTAACAGAGTAACTCAAATCGCAAACGCAGAACACACGACCTAAGAGTCTTTAATCGTTTGACCGTTCCTCCGGGACCCGGGGCTGCCCAACTTGCGAACACTCAGTTTTCCGTGAAATATGttgcgaagaaggcgcctgAAGCTTGTCCAGATCCTCAGAGGTGATTCGTCCGTGAAAACGCGGGTGCACGGGCACAAAAGCCAAAGTCCTTGACGGTTGCGAGAGACGGCAGGAACGccgaaaaaagacgaaagaccCGTATGTGAACGACGAATAGGAGAAGGCATCCGTGAAGGTGATTTCTCTGGAGGCGACTGGTGTTTCCCCGTCACGACAGCGACACATAAGAAAACTAAGAGGGCAACTCGCTTTCATTCCGTGTTGATTGCCCTCGAGGCGCTCTTTCATTACCCGCAAAGTGACAGccagaaggcaaagaagacaaactgaagaagcgaagagacaaagaaagacgGCCCTCGAGCCTGCTGGGACACTTGCAGCGCCGAAGGCGCATGTACAACTGCATCGTCGTTTAAGGCTGAAAACACAACGCAGATTCCTCCGTCTATCTCAGTAAACAAAAGCCAgtccacatacacacacaaacactcGAGCTCTGCACACAAAAACATaccgatatatatatatatatatatgtatgagTGGACATGGTCACACATATCTGAGGACACTTCGAAACGGTGTATACACGTATAGGTTGTTCGAATCAGGGGTAGCTGCACACATTTGAGATTGCACAGactgcttcgtttctgtaTTGCTCTTGATTCTTTGCCGGTCGCTGCACACACTACACAACAAGGCTAGCGGGAGAGACCTGCCAAGCCCCCCCGGACCGAAGTCGCGGTCTCCGCGCATTTGCGAAATGGAGTGCACGTACAGCGAAGGACGCAAGGGGGAGCGTTGAAAGCACACATGCGTCGCCGGGCGTGAATATAAGTCACGCAGCATTCGTCGACGGATCCTACAAAAACAGTGGAGCCAAAGGGTGATACGCGCATGGAGTCTCACCGTGAATCCGAAACTCCCGTCTCGCTAGAAAAAGTTCAGAACAGGGAACTGTTTGCGGCATTCGCCGTCCCGTGAACGCGCCTTCGTACCTGGACGCTCGTGACACTGGTCGCCACCAcacactccgcatttgctcgCACAGCATGCAGTCCCATCCGGGCTCGCGACACCCGTGGCGCACACTGGATCCTTGAGGGCGGTTTCAACTGTGGCTGAGAAAGGTCGAGGCAAAACACACGAAGCGAGGTGAATCAAAAACgcaaaagacgaaaagagacacggTGGTGACATGTTTCAGGACGGAAGCATTTTACCTTGGAAGAGATGCACGTGTCCacggccttctctctgccacACGAGGTATCTGCAGAGAGTCAGATTTAGACAGTCACCCGCATTTACGGACCCTTTTATGCATGCGGAAATAGACACAGATAGACGTGAATCTCTGAATTCACGTTGAGTGTGTTTCTCGACGGTTGAGCTGCGACAAGGAGGGGAGCTCCTGCGGCGGCGACCCTAAGTCGAAAAGCAGCGAACGCCTGGCTCGCGGTACTACGAAACACCTCACGGGAAAGGCTGTTTTCAGATCTGAATCTCACCTTCACAGTGTTTCCGAATGAAGACTTGGATTGcctgcagaaaaacggaaaagaaagaactaTGCACCACACGAAGGGGAACAGGGCTACATCAGGCGCCAGCAGGGAACGAGTGCCGCCTCGCTTACTTTGAATCCGTGGAGCAGGAACTCGAGAGCGACGATGGAGTCTCCTAGAATCGACatcagagaaacgcgttttggCCATCATTTTGGTTGCCGCATttggagacacagacaccaTGCAGACTCGCGAAACTTATATGGTTACCACAACGACATGGGTGCACCGCGGCAAGCGAGTGGGACGAGAAATCTTAGGTGCAACACCAAAATGAAAATTGGaaattcgtttttctttgaaaCGTTGATAAACGAATACACACTCGTGCAAAATAACTGTGGCCAAGTCGTGACAAAGGAGCTGTACTGAAAGGAGCTGCTGGCTcagctgcagctgcacaACGTTCAAGCTTTACAATGGATACGTTTGACTGGAACGTCTGCCAGCccacgagagcgaagacacTCTACCACGCGCTCCACCCATGGAATTGAAAAGAGCCACCGAAGACAGAGGCACCAACTGcttgttctctgtcgcgtttccCGGCTTCGCGAGGCGGTGGACACATCCTGGAGGCCGCATCGCCCCACCTTCAGCTTTGCAGTTGAAATCGATTCGGAAATGGTggacgtctctgtcttcttggcCTTCCTTTACATCCACCACAGTGACATGTGAGGGGGAAATGATGCCGGGCGTGCTGGCGTCTCGgtctcgctcctctcgcGAATTCACCGAGTGGAAGTGGTGAACAACGGGGTACATGACGTCCAAGTCTGCCgctgaaaagagagaaaccagCAGGGACGTCTCAAGCAGTCCAGAAGGGTGCTCGTGTGCACCATCCTCAATCAGTTGGTTTAGATGGCGACCCTGCACCTTCTAGATATCGCGTGCTCTCTCTCACGTCACTCTTTACTCGTGTtcacagcgagaggaaaggcctACTCGGGCGGTGCTAGTAGGATCAGCGCCATCGTGTTGGGCGTCTTCGATCGAAGGAAAGCGGCAGTTCTTCACTGATTCAGAGACCCTCCTTTTAGGGATGCATGTATACCGCGAAAACACGGCCAACGGGACAATTCTGGGTGAGAAGACTGGCTCTCCTCGGCATATGGAATGCACGGAAGTACAGGGTGAAGGAGAGGCCTCGCCGGCCAAAAAATCTCTCGAAATCAAGTCAGGATCCAAAGAAGGACCCATGCAAACGCCGGCACCTAAAGACCTCTGCTTCTACGCTCATGCCCGCCCGGAGAGAAATCTGGACaaactgagaagaagagtggagagaagatgaaTTTCAGCTAAAACTGAGGACCCGCAAAAAGCACATACCGATACTTGGGAGTTGCAGCGTGACGTGGCCGGAGTCACACTTTTTACaccagacgaagaagtccaTAGACGTTTTCTGGGGAAACAAAAGGACAGCCTGTTTCGCCGTGAAATCTGTTTcgtcgcgcgtttctctttcttgaaAAGCTGcatcgtcttctttccgAAGCAgtgctctcttttttctcctcagcattttctctcctctgatGGCTTCccgcttcctcgctgttctctctttctcgcctgctTCCTTCTGGTCCTTCCTCACGCCGTTGCCTCTCGACCTGTGCGAtgattcttctctccgcacCACGCGAGCAGtcgttctttgtctctctctctctctcggccaCTCGATTCTCTCCTTTATTCCCCTTGCCTCTTCAGGGTCTGCTTGCATcttccctcctttttctctcctttcctcgcagagctgtctctcctccctgcttccttcttttccttttcctctccacttctccctATTTCTTATCTCCCATCTCCACCACTCTCTCGAGTTCACCTCCCACCCTCTGTCACCTCTcattctctttcctttcacACCTCGCCTCCactttttgtctccttttccttcgtttttcgaggtcctgtttcctcccttccATCTCCGCTCCGCGTTCTCCACTCACGTCTCGGGGAATCAACACCTGCGGCCTCCGAACATCTGCACATCCGGGGGTCGACACACCATCCGCCACCAGGTCTCCCTCCAGCTGCGTCATGAGCTTCAGTCTGTGCCGCCGGGCTTCGTCAAGCAACCCAGAAGACGCCCCGTCTCCCGAAGCTGAAAcatgaaagaaaaaaagcaaaaatAAAGATGCGGATACAtccacatatacatatatatatatatcgggCAGTGACACATACGCAGCTACTAAATATTTAAAAGTAGATGTGGCGATAGAGCGAAATGCGTGATTTGGGAGGTGAGTGATGAGAGTCTGACAATCTCGTCTCGCCGAGACGCACTCCCGGCTGATGCAATTGTTTCTCTTGGAAGTGAAGACCTACGAATAACTAGTACCGGGTTCACGACTTTAAGTACAGACACATAGAAAGATATAGTTGTGTCTGGCTGTGACGAAAAGTCAGAAGAACAAAAGATCTTTCGACTCTTTACCTGTATCGTCGAAGTTGCGATCCTGTCCAAGCTTTATCTGGGCTGGACGCGTCGTCCCGATATGCAGGCCGTGCGCCGGAGCTGCGGaagtgagaagaaaaaacgaaagacacGAGCACTGGAGGGACGTGAGACCTGGGAACGCCACTGCAGCTGAAGTCAAAGAGgggaaagcagcagacgccAGAAGAAATATGTTTTTCTGTGCTCTCTTCCAGTGCATagcgtttgtctctttctctgctttcttctcttcttcgcctgcttctcctttgcctgctgctgcttcttttctgcctgTTCCCCAtctgctgcgtttcttcattctctgcttccttcgagTGGGCGACCCCCTTGTCTGTCTGTGCTccactgtttctccttcgcgtccGCCTTTTCCGGTCTGCCTACGTTGGAGGTGGCGGTCGTTCCCGGCGCAGACGACTTTCCAGAAGAAGCTGACAGGGGtgcacgcatgcgtcgagacTGTCACATTGACCATGAGCGCGTGCTTTTTCGCCTCATCAAGTCCGACTTCCAGTTCGTCTGCTTGCGGGTCTCGGCACTTGAGGTACTGGATGTCGAGGTCCGCAATCGGTCGGTGCCTCGGATCGACGTGGCTGTGGAAGATTTCCCTCCCTTCTGCCGCGTTCAAGCGATAGGACAGCGCGACGCCTTCGAAAGCAccgagaagacgcgcagagacacagacaagaAACTCCAAACGGATGCACATGAGGAACACACCGCGTAGAGGGCGAAAGCCCCGCGGCACAAAGGTCGCTCTGAAGCGCGTACCCAGGAAGTCCACAAAAACACAGCGGCgacagacaggcgagacgcgAAAAGGCCGACGAAACGCGCTCGCGGCAATCGTCGCCAAAGTTCGAATCCGAACAGAAGCTCCGTCCACCGAcctcgcctctgcgttcCGTCTGCTTCCACGACAGTCGGGGAACAGAACGCGGagtctgtctttttctggacaccgagagagaaaacccagagacaaggaggaagacggcgagaacgagagacggaacagagcgagagaagacaaagagcgagggacagggagagataaaaagaacagagaaagagagagcgagaagtgTAATGGGGGCGACAGAtagaggaacggagaaagatagaaaagaggggaaagaagtGAGAACGGGacgcgaaaaaaggagagagtgttttttctgtcttggtCTTACTGTAATCTGCATGGATCTCAACGTGCATGACAGGCATttcgagaagagcagagagcaTATCTCCGAGGCCGACGACCGGCGCCGACATGcggaagacagaagcagcgccCTCGGCGATGCGGATGACCGGCAGACCTGAAAATCATAAAATCCACTTATT
This genomic interval carries:
- a CDS encoding hypothetical protein (encoded by transcript TGME49_321690~Predicted trans-membrane domain (TMHMM2.0):748-771:777-800), giving the protein MEAGGKNLSHLRVTRPRSRESGPSEVDLLLPLSSLPSSSQSRSRSSLCRRSLSLPLKNARQLSRSLPAIFCWLSICLLTLLSCSAVSSSPVPHPVPSISSPSSLSPSSLSSPSSLSSPSSLSSSPLPEHHLPNGPLEAPPPPGGSDVLQALESAFKANYAHINGRLSSPAPSLPDRLSSLSSPPSPFSPRSPGHAVQVPRSLAASTLTAAPGFVGKQSHHLKVEKCSGLDVFLVSNLPTDLAARYPAFAVREAAEGHGLPVLHHVHLEEEAASDNPDNAAVEKKMNNRQVDRDVAANPRLVVEHTQVTPLWNVTEPGNREGLPVIRIAEGAASVFRMSAPVVGLGDMLSALLEMPVMHVEIHADYSVALSYRLNAAEGREIFHSHVDPRHRPIADLDIQYLKCRDPQADELEVGLDEAKKHALMVNVTVSTHACTPVSFFWKVVCAGNDRHLQPPAHGLHIGTTRPAQIKLGQDRNFDDTASGDGASSGLLDEARRHRLKLMTQLEGDLVADGVSTPGCADVRRPQVLIPRDKTSMDFFVWCKKCDSGHVTLQLPSIAADLDVMYPVVHHFHSVNSREERDRDASTPGIISPSHVTVVDVKEGQEDRDVHHFRIDFNCKAEGDSIVALEFLLHGFKAIQVFIRKHCEATVETALKDPVCATGVASPDGTACCASKCGVCGGDQCHERPGSVDECCVTYIHARRRMCAFNAPPCVLRSLNDDAVVHAPSALQVSQQARGPSFFVSSLLQFVFFAFWLSLCGALLLLLLLYLYTVLHRLVVLHLPISVALLPSLSQLIQTAFLGFGALRHFYLSKLQAMTSKRHAYTSFDEPSSSAPSSWMPEFSIFQASTPSPQFIPLSSLSSSSDYFPRETRRSPHRRSEEGQEEAEESSALPGVPSRVPRAGRVAENGELGASARVEHFDDFEFGDL